Proteins encoded together in one Nostoc sp. PCC 7524 window:
- a CDS encoding GMC family oxidoreductase N-terminal domain-containing protein: MTRLSSPIENLKNHYTVVIVGSGYGGSIAASRLARAGQQVCILERGKEFQPGEYPSNEVKALAEMQVDLPHKHLGSRTGLYDFHVNPDINVFVGCGLGGTSLVNANVSLQAEPRVFADQRWPKALRDDVDTLLAQGYHRAEEMLKPTPYPSNFPALPKLEALEKSSEYLNEKFYRPPINVTFQDGVNHVGVEQKQCNLCGDCVSGCNHKAKNTVLMNYLPDAKNHGAEIYTQVSVKQIERQGERWLVHYQILNAGNEKFNAPTMFVSADMVILAAGTLGSTEILLRSQAAGLALSDKLGHNFTGNGDVLAFAYNNEQVINGVGFGDRPADQREPVGPCITGIIDMREQPQLDNGLVIEEGSIPGGLARILPQTFAAAARLLGKDTDQGLGDRIGEKMREVESLTRGAYTGAVRNTQTYLVMTHDDAAGRMYLENDRLRIQWQGVGSQPIFQRVNNRLTEATQPLGGTQIPNPIWTDFFGHDLVTVHPLGGCILAEDAEQGVVNHKGQVFASNQGTNVYENLYVADGSVIPRTLGVNPLLTISAIAERCCALIAQDRGWTINYDLSTVPSLPKTPAKVGIQFTETMRGYFSRTVQDNDYQRGAQQGKQENSPLDFTITVISDDLDHFLDHPDHPAKVIGTVKAPMLSAEPLTVKNSEFNLFVVDENQYKTRQMLYRLNMTSQTGQTYYLKGFKHIHDDPGFDVWSDTTTLFITIHDGDSDNHPVLGQGILKIQPLDFIKQITTLKITNASSVGERLQAVDRFSRFFAGVLSEVYI; encoded by the coding sequence ATGACTCGTTTATCAAGCCCAATTGAAAATTTAAAAAATCACTATACTGTTGTCATTGTGGGTTCTGGCTATGGTGGTAGTATTGCGGCTTCGCGCCTTGCACGGGCTGGGCAGCAAGTATGTATTTTAGAACGGGGCAAAGAATTTCAACCAGGAGAATACCCCAGTAACGAAGTCAAAGCCTTGGCAGAAATGCAAGTAGATTTACCCCATAAACACCTAGGTTCGCGTACAGGGTTATATGACTTTCATGTGAATCCAGATATTAACGTCTTCGTGGGTTGTGGATTGGGTGGTACATCCCTAGTTAATGCCAACGTATCATTACAAGCTGAACCCCGTGTGTTTGCAGATCAACGCTGGCCGAAAGCATTGCGTGATGATGTCGATACCTTATTAGCCCAAGGGTATCATCGGGCAGAGGAAATGCTCAAACCTACCCCATATCCCTCCAATTTTCCGGCTTTACCAAAACTAGAAGCTTTAGAAAAGTCTTCTGAATACTTGAATGAAAAGTTTTATCGTCCCCCCATCAATGTGACATTCCAAGATGGAGTGAATCATGTCGGTGTAGAACAAAAGCAATGTAATCTCTGCGGTGATTGCGTTTCAGGTTGCAACCATAAAGCCAAAAACACCGTGTTGATGAATTATCTACCGGATGCGAAAAACCACGGGGCTGAAATTTATACCCAGGTATCAGTCAAGCAAATTGAAAGACAAGGTGAACGCTGGCTAGTTCACTACCAAATCCTCAATGCTGGCAACGAAAAATTTAACGCCCCCACCATGTTTGTCAGTGCCGATATGGTGATTTTGGCGGCTGGTACACTAGGTAGCACAGAAATTTTACTTCGTTCTCAAGCCGCAGGTTTAGCCCTGTCCGACAAATTAGGGCATAACTTCACAGGTAATGGCGATGTCTTAGCCTTTGCTTATAACAACGAACAAGTAATTAACGGCGTTGGTTTTGGCGATCGCCCAGCCGATCAACGAGAACCTGTAGGGCCTTGTATCACAGGCATTATCGATATGCGCGAACAACCGCAACTAGATAACGGCCTAGTGATTGAAGAAGGGTCAATTCCCGGTGGACTAGCGCGGATATTACCCCAAACCTTTGCAGCTGCTGCCCGATTACTAGGTAAAGATACTGACCAAGGTTTAGGCGATCGCATCGGAGAAAAAATGCGCGAAGTCGAGAGTTTAACTCGTGGTGCTTACACCGGTGCAGTCCGTAATACCCAAACCTACCTAGTCATGACTCACGATGATGCAGCCGGACGGATGTATCTAGAAAATGACCGTCTCCGCATTCAATGGCAGGGAGTAGGCAGCCAACCTATTTTTCAACGAGTCAATAATCGCCTCACAGAAGCCACCCAACCCCTAGGCGGTACACAAATTCCCAACCCCATCTGGACTGATTTCTTTGGTCATGACCTAGTTACAGTCCATCCATTGGGCGGCTGCATCTTAGCCGAGGATGCCGAACAAGGTGTAGTCAACCATAAAGGACAAGTATTTGCCAGCAATCAAGGCACAAACGTCTACGAAAACCTCTATGTTGCCGATGGTTCAGTAATTCCCCGGACATTAGGAGTAAATCCACTACTAACCATCTCCGCCATAGCTGAACGTTGTTGCGCCCTAATTGCCCAAGACCGAGGCTGGACAATTAACTATGATTTGTCTACTGTGCCGAGCCTCCCCAAAACACCAGCCAAAGTGGGAATTCAATTCACAGAAACCATGCGTGGCTACTTTTCCCGCACAGTGCAAGACAACGACTACCAACGGGGCGCACAGCAAGGAAAACAAGAAAACTCACCACTAGACTTTACCATCACAGTCATCTCTGATGATTTGGATCATTTCCTCGATCACCCCGACCATCCTGCCAAAGTCATCGGTACAGTGAAAGCTCCCATGCTATCGGCAGAACCGCTTACAGTCAAAAACAGCGAATTCAACCTGTTTGTTGTGGATGAAAACCAATACAAAACACGACAAATGCTATATCGGTTAAATATGACCTCCCAAACAGGACAAACATATTATTTAAAAGGCTTTAAGCATATCCATGATGACCCAGGATTTGATGTTTGGTCTGATACCACCACCTTATTTATCACAATTCATGATGGGGACAGCGACAATCATCCCGTCTTAGGTCAAGGCATTCTCAAAATTCAGCCTTTAGATTTCATTAAACAAATAACTACCCTCAAAATTACCAACGCCTCTAGTGTCGGGGAACGCCTGCAAGCCGTAGACCGATTCAGCCGCTTTTTTGCTGGTGTATTGTCTGAAGTTTATATCTAA
- a CDS encoding XdhC family protein, with protein sequence MLDFYQQLAAALKQGAVVLATVTSTTGSVPREVGAKMFISTDGKTYGTVGGGAGEGKVYQTALQVLATGAKQLVEIDLSGASHREIQGVCGGTMLVWLELWSGDHSLNLVNQIIDSLTSGKSATIITPLNLDEQPYLATDNIPDLPQLNNNILIEPLLPPPTLLIIGAGHIAVFLAKIAKIAGFQIIVQDDRPDFATQERFPDAALVLAKPIQEIPKIIQQIPNLYIALVTRGYLQDLEALPILSQINAQYIGMVGSQKRVRTVYKTLDNQSEFHKIYAPIGLDIGALTPEEIAVSICAELIKVRRGGTGLSLSENIN encoded by the coding sequence ATGCTTGATTTCTACCAACAACTAGCCGCAGCCTTAAAACAAGGTGCTGTAGTTTTAGCCACTGTCACCAGTACCACAGGTTCCGTACCCAGAGAAGTCGGCGCGAAAATGTTCATCAGTACCGATGGCAAAACTTACGGTACAGTTGGCGGCGGTGCAGGAGAAGGCAAAGTTTATCAAACAGCCTTGCAAGTATTAGCTACTGGTGCAAAACAATTGGTGGAAATTGATTTATCTGGCGCATCCCATCGCGAAATTCAAGGCGTTTGTGGTGGCACAATGTTGGTATGGTTGGAGTTATGGTCTGGTGATCACAGCTTAAACTTAGTTAACCAAATTATCGATAGTTTAACATCTGGGAAATCGGCGACAATTATTACGCCGTTAAATTTAGATGAACAACCCTATTTAGCAACAGATAATATTCCCGATTTACCCCAGTTAAACAATAATATTTTAATTGAACCATTACTACCACCACCAACATTATTAATTATTGGTGCTGGACATATAGCTGTTTTTCTAGCCAAGATTGCCAAAATAGCAGGTTTTCAAATCATTGTACAAGACGATCGCCCAGATTTCGCCACCCAAGAAAGATTCCCTGACGCTGCTTTGGTATTAGCAAAACCCATCCAGGAAATTCCGAAAATTATCCAACAAATTCCTAATTTATATATTGCCTTAGTCACTAGAGGTTACTTACAAGATTTAGAAGCATTACCTATACTCAGTCAAATTAATGCACAATACATTGGGATGGTTGGTAGCCAAAAACGAGTCCGTACAGTTTACAAAACTTTAGATAATCAGAGTGAATTCCACAAAATATATGCACCCATTGGTTTAGATATTGGTGCTTTAACGCCAGAAGAAATCGCAGTTAGTATCTGTGCGGAATTAATTAAAGTGCGTCGCGGTGGTACTGGTTTATCGTTATCTGAAAACATTAATTAG
- a CDS encoding SDR family NAD(P)-dependent oxidoreductase: MNETEHLSRGKTALITGASGGIGYELAKLFAHDGYNLILVARSAEKLLQIAEEFTAKFGIKVEIIVKDLAIPTAPTEIFTKLQQAGIKVDVLVNNAGFGSYGFFHETDLTNELEMLQVNVVGLTHLTKLFLQDMVQQGSGKILNVSSGAAFQPGPLMAVYFATKAYVLSFSEAIANELEGTGVTVTALCPGPTVSGFQKKAAMEESKLVTSQKSMDAETVAKIGYRGFMSNQRVVIPGIKNKLLAEAVRFTPRNLVVKISRSINSKS; encoded by the coding sequence ATGAACGAAACAGAGCATTTAAGCAGGGGAAAGACGGCTCTGATCACGGGTGCATCTGGAGGGATTGGATATGAATTAGCGAAATTATTTGCTCATGATGGTTACAATCTTATATTAGTAGCCAGAAGTGCTGAAAAGCTATTGCAAATTGCTGAAGAATTCACAGCTAAATTTGGCATCAAAGTTGAAATTATTGTTAAGGATTTAGCAATACCCACAGCACCCACAGAGATTTTTACAAAACTACAACAAGCCGGGATCAAAGTTGATGTATTAGTAAATAATGCTGGTTTTGGCTCTTACGGATTCTTTCATGAAACTGACCTCACCAACGAACTAGAAATGCTACAGGTAAATGTGGTGGGACTCACCCATTTAACAAAGCTATTTCTCCAAGACATGGTGCAACAAGGCTCTGGCAAAATCTTAAATGTTTCCTCTGGTGCTGCCTTTCAACCAGGTCCTTTAATGGCGGTTTACTTTGCTACCAAAGCTTATGTATTATCATTTTCAGAAGCGATCGCCAATGAATTAGAAGGTACCGGTGTCACCGTCACAGCACTTTGTCCTGGGCCTACAGTCTCTGGTTTTCAGAAAAAAGCAGCAATGGAAGAATCTAAATTAGTGACTAGCCAAAAGAGTATGGATGCTGAAACTGTAGCTAAGATTGGCTATCGTGGCTTCATGTCTAACCAAAGGGTAGTTATTCCCGGTATTAAAAATAAGTTACTTGCAGAAGCCGTCAGATTTACACCCAGAAACTTGGTAGTAAAAATTTCCAGAAGTATAAATAGTAAATCATAA
- a CDS encoding DUF6765 family protein, translating into MQIDFHHGVTYVVARLAGFEHDAASIIAYSAQYVDDATNDGFIQFDNGAMFSRMSSAHKMLDYRNFEQLANYRVWIPFHFLPGNGGLPAGQDPPGNFIEKLICRPNSYVAQEMVKEAIDRRHLPYALHRLGITMHVYVDTWAHQGFAGVNHRVNDARNLIDGDGKPDRSLMDRLKNYFVNEALPLGHGAVLSHPDKPFLRWGYFNGRGEQITRNNPKDFLEAANQMCRALQRYIAGNPEAQVPGLPEPDKTLIALLLENITDDNGHVRHQKWQSAIADGKFSFGQAEINYIPKGKGSWKFQSLGTEKAIDRGDEKFLYHPSFLTSNWKLFHDALEAHHFYIVHDLLPKYGICVA; encoded by the coding sequence ATGCAAATTGACTTTCATCACGGTGTTACCTACGTTGTCGCCCGACTCGCTGGATTTGAACATGACGCTGCTAGTATTATTGCTTACAGCGCACAATATGTAGATGATGCCACCAACGACGGCTTCATCCAGTTTGATAACGGAGCCATGTTCAGCCGGATGAGTTCCGCCCATAAAATGCTCGACTACCGGAACTTTGAGCAACTAGCCAATTACCGCGTTTGGATTCCGTTTCATTTTTTACCGGGAAATGGAGGATTACCCGCAGGGCAAGACCCACCAGGAAACTTTATCGAGAAGCTGATTTGTCGTCCCAACAGCTACGTAGCACAAGAAATGGTCAAGGAGGCCATAGACCGCCGTCATCTTCCCTATGCACTACATCGCCTAGGCATAACCATGCACGTATATGTTGATACTTGGGCGCACCAAGGTTTTGCGGGAGTCAATCATCGCGTCAACGATGCCAGAAACCTTATCGATGGAGATGGAAAACCCGATCGCAGCCTCATGGATAGACTCAAAAACTACTTCGTGAATGAAGCCTTACCCCTCGGACATGGTGCAGTTCTCAGCCATCCTGACAAACCCTTTTTACGTTGGGGTTACTTCAACGGCCGCGGCGAACAAATCACCAGAAATAACCCCAAAGACTTCTTAGAAGCTGCCAACCAAATGTGCAGAGCCTTGCAACGGTACATAGCAGGCAATCCAGAAGCCCAAGTTCCCGGACTACCAGAACCAGACAAAACCCTCATTGCCCTGCTGCTAGAGAACATCACAGACGATAACGGTCATGTGCGGCATCAAAAATGGCAATCTGCGATCGCAGACGGTAAATTCAGCTTTGGCCAAGCCGAAATTAACTACATTCCTAAAGGCAAAGGTTCATGGAAATTCCAGTCTCTCGGCACAGAAAAAGCCATAGACAGAGGCGACGAAAAATTTCTCTATCATCCCAGCTTTTTAACCAGTAATTGGAAACTATTTCACGACGCATTAGAAGCCCATCACTTCTACATCGTCCACGATTTATTACCCAAGTATGGGATCTGCGTTGCCTGA